One genomic segment of Ricinus communis isolate WT05 ecotype wild-type chromosome 3, ASM1957865v1, whole genome shotgun sequence includes these proteins:
- the LOC125369553 gene encoding uncharacterized protein LOC125369553, whose product MADDDVIVQDEPAGKEPEPVQTEDKKKSNVREYQPPIPYPARLKQEKMPKYARFLKEILCNKRKLEDWGLVTLNEECSAILQKKLPVKRRDLGSSTVPCIIGDLLISDALANLGASINLMPNNLFEKLGLTEPKPTRMSIQLVDRTVKYPREIVEDILVKGENGVPLILGKPFLATSRVVIDVCDGNLQLRVGDETITFDLNTSMRHSIDHDDTVYSVDVLDDTVESQLKEILLDDPLKVHCPFDRSGVQKLRPSLEEPPALELKQLPKHLTYAYLDQAEKLPVIIIANLTLEKREMTLASLKKAQ is encoded by the exons ATGGCTGATGATGATGTTATTGTGCAGGATGAGCCAGCCGGGAAGGAGCCAGAGCCTGTGCAAACTGAGGACAAGAAGAAGAGTAATGTGAGAGAATACCAGCCTCCAATTCCATATCCTGCTAGGTTAAAGCAGGAGAAG ATGCCCAAGTATGCGAGGTTCTTGAAAGAGATTCTATGCAATAAGAGGAAGCTGGAGGACTGGGGACTGGTGACATTAAATGAGGAATGCTCAGCCATTCTTCAGAAAAAGCTGCCAGTGAAGAGGCGTGATCTAGGGAGTTCCACTGTACCCTGTATTATTGGTGATTTACTTATTAGTGATGCTTTAGCTAATTTAGGTGCTAGCATCAATTTAATGCCTAACAATTTGTTTGAGAAATTAGGTTTGACTGAGCCTaaacctactaggatgagcatacaGTTAGTAGATAGGACTGTGAAATATCCTAGGGAAATAGTTGAGGATATActtgttaag ggtgagaATGGCGTGCCTTTAATTCTAGGTAAACCTTTccttgcaacatctagggTTGTTATAGATGTGTGTGATGGGAATTTACAGCTTAGAGTAGGTGATGAGACTATTACCTTTGACCTTAACACTTCTATGAGACATTCAATTGACCATGATGATACTGTGTATTCTGTAGATGTTTTGGATGATACTGTGGAGTCACAATTGAAGGAGATAttacttgatgatcctttgaaG GTCCATTGTCCATTTGATAGGTCAGGGGTGCAGAAATTGAGACCTTCACTTGAGGAGCCACCAGCCTTGGAATTGAAGCAGTTACCTAAGCACTTGACCTATGCTTATCTGGATCAGGCGGAGAAGCTACCAGTGATCATTATAGCTAATTTGACTCTTGAGAAGAGGGAGATGACTTTGGCTTCCCTCAAGAAGGCtcaatga